tgtattatcAGTATAAAGTAGTTTTACACGTGCATCCAATTACGTAACGTCTGCACGACTGTGTAAAACGCTTTACACTgttagtgcatcaaaattaaactctaaacattaatatctaaaattaatacTTGAGGTTTAAGCAAGTAATTGTATTAGAAGTtagtatttgaattttattataaaaagactaaaatttGTGCAGAATTCATTTTAAGAGACTAACCaacttttttttacttaattttaaagagaaaaaaatgtcTTTGTAGTTCAAAAATGCCCTCGTTGAttgtattaaaaattgaaaaccctacattaaaattaaactctattattattattattattattattgttgttgtcgtcgtcgtcgtcgtcgtcgtctgTTCTTTGTTTtgctatattaatttttttcatcgAGTGACAGAAACTTTTCTTAGAAGCCTATCAAAATGGAACCATGCAAGGCTTCAACAGTTTGATTTCCCATTTCCAAACTCAAACGGAACTTACTTATTGTGGTCTCGCAAGTCTAACCATGGTCTTAAACTCACTTGCCATTGATCCTGGAAGGAAATGGAAAGGTTGGTATGCCTTCATTGTTCCACAAATATTAACCATTCTAAATttgttaatcaaaattaatctatttatatattttataagttATATTGTCCGCATCTCCAATTTGTAGTTACAGTTAACATTATTATATTCAATAAATCCTAGTTTTCAAGTTTTGCCTTGTCTTTGGAAAATTTATCTGTCTAGGACCTTGGAGATGGTTTGATGAATCTATGTTGGATTATTGTGGACCTTTGGAAACTGTCAGAGCTAATGGCATCTCATTCGAGAAACTTGCATCCTTAGGTCATTGTGCCGGAGCAAAAGTTGAGGCATTTCGTGCAAGCAATATCACTATCGATGATTTTCGCAAATATGTCACCAAGTGTTCAACTACTGATGATTGTCATATAATTGCATCATATCACCGAGCTGCTCTCAAACAAGTATGTATGTTGATGGtctctaaaatttttctttctctgCTTGATGACTGAATATGCTTTTTGGTAAGCAAATAAGACAAGATAATGTTGTGCATATATTTCattctaattaaaaaaacataatgCTAATAATggtaactaaaatttttatggCAGACAGCAGGTGGGCACTATTCTCCCATAGGTGGCTACCACGCTGGAAAAGACATGGTTCTTATTTTGGATGTTGCGCGGTTCAAGTACCCTCCCCATTGGGTTCCACTTTCACTTATTTGGGAAGGCATGAACTATACTGTTGGATCAACTGGAAAAACAAGGGGGTAGGGTTATTGACATTATTGGACAAAGTTATCTGATTGATTTATGTGCCTGCTGGCCAATTTAAGCACTTATGACTTGAGGTTTAATTACTAATTGATCAATTTTGATGTTAATTATGTTGGTAATTTTTTCTAGTTATTCTCTTCAGGTTCTTGCTTGTATCAAGGCCTCACAAGGAACCTAACATGCTTAAATAATCTGGTATTCTTCTTTCCTTTGTATATTGACCCAAAACTTGTtgaatttcatcatataaaaaaataataatattaaattgtttGAGAGTTTCTTTAAATGTGCATGTGTGGATACAGAGATTTCACTTTTCATTTCCAGATAAAGGATAAACCAGTTCCCTTTGTAATTGATATCATAATGATGTTCCTCTTCTATTTAACAATCAGAAGATTTGAAAGACCTCTGTATGATTCTTTCACTTATAATCACGCTGCTTCTACCCAATTTTGAGGAATGCATTGATTGGATTGCAGAAATCAAGAAGCCAGAAGGTGTGGTTCCAATTTTAAGCACCAATGGGAAATCAGGTTTTGCTGACAAGCTTTACATCAATTTGTCATATGATTTATACGTTTAGAGATAACAGTAGTTAACTAGTTTGTTATCCAGAAAAAAGGTATTGAAATTGTTAATCACCTTTCATATAGTTCAAGGTGGATCTTGTTTATAGATAAATACATTATAATGTAACCAAAATTAATCAGTATTTTTCACGCCTCTCTAATCAAAATGTATGTTTCACATTTTTTAACCCTTAAATCAAAATGTATGTTTCACATTACTACAAGCATAGCCTCATCTTTGCTTTGAAATCATTGTTTGATCACGAACTCTCCTTCATATGTGAACCCACTCCAATCATGATCAACTTGTTGCATCACACCTAGATTCAATGTGGAAAATTTCTCTGATATTGATGTAACTCTGAAACAGAACCAGGAGCTTGTATAAGTAGGTCACTTCCTTGGTCAGTATACTAGTGCTGAAGAGTGTAAAAGAGAGGTTTTGAGTTAGTTGGCTTTAGGTAGTGCAGAGTGAACCAATTCTGTTATAGTGCATAAATATCTAGAGGTTGCATTGTGTGTATAAATAGCATGTGCTCTCTATAACAAACTCAACAGAATCAGTTTATCACATTCAATACACAATTTCTCATTTCATCTTCTCTTTAGTTTCATTGTTCATAATAGTATTCTTGTTCTTCAAAAAACTTAAGTTTCTTCAATTCTCAACAGTCTTCATCAATATTATACAGAATATTTAGTGGCTCTTCATCCTCCTCATCTCGAATGATATCCCCTACAACATCTCTTACTTCCATGAAAGCTCTTGTATCGAACACACCCTTGGGCTAATGTTATTGGAAGTCTATATattcaaaatcttaaaaatttgcTTTCGGCCAAGAGTTATTCCTTCTATAGTTATTGTAATTTCACTATTGTGGTGAACAGacgttattatttttttgtggctACTAATATATCACGTTATTAGCTCTCTTTGGTTACGTAAATTTGCCTTTAAATCTCACATCTCTTGATCATTtgccttttctctcttcttcccaacCGTGTGAATTGCAATGGCAGGGGTCACTTTTGTTCCAAAGAACAAATCATTCCTATACATGCTTAAATCGCATTGGGGACGAGCAATTTaggttttcttttcaaatttttccaTCTTCACCGGCATTTAAATGAAATGTCTgcataacaaaattaaattttcaaaatctaatGCGATTTACTTGTATGTTTTTAAATAGCTCAAAGTCATTGTGattatttattacttttaaaaataaaggaCATATATTAATAATGGTGATGCTATAAGTAACCAAATTCAATTAAGTTGCACAAACCCAGCAAAAGAAAATGTGCGCATGCAtcactctcttctctttctctatGATTCTTCAGCATAGAAATTTTGGTTGGAGAGCAAAACAACTTATTGATATAGCATATAAATTTTTGTCGCAAAAATAACTGCACATAACATATAACTTATTGATATACCATAGAGCTTTTTGCACATAATAACACAAGAATTTTTGCACATAGCAcagaaatatttgcatataatatattaatttttgagtaaagtatcgtttttgtccccaacgtttggggtaagttccaaagttgtccctaatgtttcaatcgtcctatttaagtccccaacgtttcaaaattaactcaatattgtcctgccgttagggatccgttaacagaattgacggcgagacaaaattgagacgattttcaaacgttagggacttaaataggacgaaaacattggggacaaaaacgatacataaaaataaatttttattttattttatttttcaataatatcaatttttacgtattcaattattttttaattacatctaagtaaattacacttaattacattatttttattttaaataaatttatttttttataattttaaagaattttaatacattagagagacaaaaggtataatttatattttattgtatatatattattttttcttttctgcaagtttatatactagtcattctacaaatatttcatgataactaaaaatctttaagagtaaaattataaaaaaattaatttatttataatgaaagtaatatgattaagtgtaatttacttagatgtgattaaaaaataattgaatactatgtatagtaaaaaattgatattattgaaggataaaattaaaatttatttctatttatcgtttttgtctccaacgatttcgtcctatttaagtccctaatgtTTCAAAATCATGTCAATTTTGTCCTGCCGTCAATTCTATTAACGAATCCCTAAcagcaggacaacattgagtcaattttgaaacgtcagggacttaaataggacgattaaaacgttagggacaactttgagacttatgccaaacgttgaggacaaaaacgatattttactcttaatttttttatacgaATGCATTTTGTTGGTTTGGTGATTCAATGTTCTGGATATGTGttccttcaaaaatttttgtattgtgtgccaattttttttgtgttgtgtACCAAAATATGTGTTGTGCATATTTTATTAGTTGGGTGTTTTAATATTCTATGCGTGTagtcttttaaaagattttatgcTGTGTACCAAAATTTCTTTActgtgcatcaaaattttttgtgCTTAGTAGTTTTGCATAATGTATATATAGAAGCCGACATCAATGATGATAATGAAGGATgatgaagagaaaaaaagaaggatgaaaagaaatcaaataagagaagaaggaagaaacgAGAAAGAAATCACGTCTTTGAAAAAAGAGGCGCATACGTATCTAACTTAGTTGAAACTCGGTCAATAAAATAATTGGATGTAACTTTATTgtgttaataatattaaataagaataggacaataattatttttttagtttttttaaataaaaattccaagaattgttaataacaaaaaaaatgtttttagttatatttttttctatagacataatataatattctgAAAACCATTTTGGAGGTGAAATGAGTTTCGAATCCTAAAAATATCAGTTAATATTTAAACTAGTCTATAAAAGATAAGACATTCTTTAAATTTGtccttgaaaattttttttaattaaattaatctataattatatttgtccTCAAGTGACtctattaacaaattttttcaaatattaatattgtaaaacgttaattgataatatatataatacctGACATGTCTAATTGGGTATTAACCAAATAagtttatgaaaatttattaatttagttatttttttcaattacataaaTTCAATTCTCAATATGACCTAACGACTAAATTAATAGATTTTCATAAACATATTTAGTCAACGTCCAATTGAATATGTTAGGTGTTATGTACACTATCACAGTTAATATTTTACATCATCAATCATTAACGAAAATTGTGAGTGGGGTAACTAAgacaaatatgattaattcgTAATTTTTGAAgaactaatttaattgataaaatattttaaaaataaatttagagaacatttcattttttagggactaatttaactattaaGTAAGTTAAATTTAGTTGAAGTCCNNNNNNNNNNNNNNNNNNNNNNNNNNNNNNNNNNNNNNNNNNNNNNNNNNNNNNNNNNNNNNNNNNNNNNNNNNNNNTGAAACAATCAGCAATTCAGcataagtaattaattaagcTTAAACTAAGACAAACACGACGGATCAATCTTTATTGGGCCTTAGAATCAATTTGGATTGGGCCGCTAGCTTTATTCACTTTTGGGGGCAGacaaaaaatattctcaaaagCAGGACCGAAAGAAGTAAATAGTGGAGGTGTTCGACTCTAGTTGAGTGGCAAAAAtcataaatgtgggtttatttatttatttatgtacatTAGGTGtggttattatttattaggaaTTATAAACGTGTGTTTATTGCTACATAATTGCATGTTGCAAAAGTGAGATCGTCGTTTCGCTAGAATACAGTTAGAATTGTATGAAAAAAATGTGGGGAAGTCTACCAGAGGAAAACAAGTAAATAGATAGGACTCGTAGTCTAAACATctgagttaaaaaaaattttaaaatatcttttaattttaactctatccatatcttaaaatttttaattctattttatctATTTACNNNNNNNNNNNNNNNNTatttacagaaaaataaaaaattttaaaaaaataaaaaactaaatttaaattaaaattaaaaagtaaaaataataaaattttaaaaaaatctaagataaaattataaataacatGATCATcaagtttttaataaaattaaaataacataaatagtGATAAATGTTTTCTCACTCttcttctaatttcaaattattgCAACATTACTctttaaataacaaatatacTAAATTAATAGTTTAAACAATTAGTTTAGTAGTTACTTTgagtttttacaaaaaaaaaattgtgaatttaATACCCGCTTCTTTCACTActcatataatttttaaatatatattatatatatccgCCATAATCTTATGGTTATAAGGGAATGTAATATTCTAGCgctaaaaataatctaaaatttttCCATTAACGATAATGAATAACGTAGCAAATGAAACTGCTACGTGGCAAACTCTTTCTCTGTTTTCaaatcagagagagagagaggagttgGGTTGTTTCCATCGTTGTCGTGCCTCGTCCATCGCTGGTGTCGATTAGATTGCTGCCACCATGGGGTTTCAAGGGAGAGAGACCTCGCCAGAGGCGGCAGGCCACTGGAGAGAGTAAGACATGATGCAGAGAACGTGGGGTTGTCTTTGCTGGTGTCATCACTGTTGAGTCATGCATCCTCTATTAtaatcttctctcttttttattcTCATATCTTCTcctttttatgtatttttcattttttgttgatGGTTGTTGGTCGTTGTGCAGTAATTTTTGGCGTTGGGAAGAGAATAAGACAAAGCTCTAGCAGCAACGGTGGCTAGAGTGTCGTGAAAGTGGAGAGATGCAGGTTGAGAGAATAGTGATTTCAGATCAAGTCATGTTTAATTTGGGGTTTAGAGTTCTGTAATTGAGAAAGCAGTGTTGATTCTTTTGTCTTTGTAACTCAAACatcactgtcttcttcttctccttctagTATTCTATGCAAGCACTTCAACAAAATGTGATAATTTGGAATCTAAGAAATTAAGAATTTGttgttaagaaaaaaattttataagatgAGGATGAGAGTGTTGATAGTTGTGTTATTGATTAGGGTGTGGGAGAGAAAACGCAAAAGCGAAAAAatgaaagaatgaagaagaggtGTTGGTTCGCCAACGGCTCTATCACGGCTGACAGAGGTGTTGCGGATGGTGAGTTAGAGGATGTGTGAGGGAAATAATCTAACGTTTTTTCATTAACAATAATGAATGACGTGGCAAATGAAACTGCTACGTAGCA
The genomic region above belongs to Arachis duranensis cultivar V14167 chromosome 3, aradu.V14167.gnm2.J7QH, whole genome shotgun sequence and contains:
- the LOC107477440 gene encoding glutathione gamma-glutamylcysteinyltransferase 1-like translates to MLNGFYKRLLPSPPAIDFVSNNGKKLFLEAYQNGTMQGFNSLISHFQTQTELTYCGLASLTMVLNSLAIDPGRKWKGPWRWFDESMLDYCGPLETVRANGISFEKLASLGHCAGAKVEAFRASNITIDDFRKYVTKCSTTDDCHIIASYHRAALKQTAGGHYSPIGGYHAGKDMVLILDVARFKYPPHWVPLSLIWEGMNYTVGSTGKTRGFLLVSRPHKEPNMLK